Proteins found in one Xenopus laevis strain J_2021 chromosome 1L, Xenopus_laevis_v10.1, whole genome shotgun sequence genomic segment:
- the LOC121401235 gene encoding actin cytoskeleton-regulatory complex protein PAN1-like: protein MTPTPGCRRGDVQSRVREQEGKYFKNAEWIQDDPESDDGDNAPPPPDQAAPPPPDQAALPPVQAPPPHRAAPLPERAAAPPPDQAPPPPPPPNQGLSVGTQTGNAYYDHTELLVTLVHQVNAIRQDLGEVREIVESLQRVIAPPPPL from the exons ATGACTCCGACGCCAGGCTGCAGGAGAGGGGATGTTCAGAGCAGGGTGAGAGAGCAAGAAgggaaatatttcaaaaacg ctgagtggATCCAGGATGATCCTGAATCTGATGATGGGGATAAtgcaccaccaccacctgaccaggcagcaccgccaccacctgaccaggcagcactgccacctgtccaggcaccaccacctcaccgggCAGCACCACTACCCGAACGGGCGGCGGCACCACCACCGGACCaggcaccaccaccaccaccaccacctaaccaggggctcagtgtaggcactcagacTGGGAATGCCTATTATGACCacactgagctcctggtcaccctggtCCACCAGGTCAATGCCATCAGGCAGGATCTGGGAGAGGTCAGGGAGATTGTGGAGTCCCTGCAGAGGGtcattgctcctcctcctcctctgtaa